The following coding sequences are from one Cytophagia bacterium CHB2 window:
- a CDS encoding ABC transporter permease translates to MRLKLKLMAAVFKMFIRQREAIIWTLLLPLFMIFLFSFVKFDGLGQVNLGIVNHSQDSTLINSLRPIQALRISEGKEEDELAQLKDGERALVLVIPASFQPIGQDSLRLYLNAERQQETQAGTLIIQRALDELVFRQNHLPRHGLRTELVNSRNLTYIDFLLPGILAMAIMQSGVFGVAFGFVILKKRGILRRLLATPMRTNDFIFAQVATRLLLLMTQILIMVGAGVLFFDLHFIGSMFDMLVVGVLGGVIFLSIGFALSGISKSEDQVAPLANIITLPMLMLSGVFFSRSNLPGIARTITDFFPLSYLADGLRSIAIDGATLIDVLPQIIGLAVWAVITLFIAVKAFRWE, encoded by the coding sequence ATGCGCCTGAAATTAAAATTGATGGCTGCTGTTTTTAAAATGTTCATCCGGCAACGCGAGGCCATTATTTGGACATTGTTGTTGCCGCTGTTTATGATATTTTTGTTCAGCTTTGTCAAATTCGATGGCCTCGGACAGGTCAACCTCGGCATCGTCAATCATTCGCAGGATTCGACACTGATCAATTCCCTGCGGCCGATTCAGGCCTTGCGGATTTCAGAGGGGAAGGAGGAAGATGAGCTGGCGCAACTGAAAGACGGTGAACGCGCCCTGGTGCTCGTCATTCCGGCTTCGTTCCAGCCGATCGGACAAGACTCGCTGAGGCTTTATCTCAACGCCGAGCGCCAACAGGAGACGCAAGCCGGAACGTTGATCATTCAGCGTGCATTGGATGAGCTAGTCTTTCGTCAAAACCATCTGCCGCGCCACGGGCTGCGCACGGAATTGGTTAACAGCCGCAATCTCACCTACATCGACTTTCTGCTGCCGGGCATCCTGGCCATGGCCATCATGCAAAGCGGCGTTTTTGGCGTGGCATTCGGCTTTGTGATTCTGAAAAAACGCGGCATTCTCCGCCGGTTGCTGGCAACGCCCATGCGCACCAATGATTTTATCTTCGCGCAAGTGGCTACACGCTTGCTGTTGCTGATGACGCAAATATTGATTATGGTCGGCGCCGGTGTTTTGTTTTTTGATTTGCATTTTATCGGCAGCATGTTTGACATGCTGGTCGTCGGCGTGCTGGGCGGCGTCATTTTTCTTTCGATCGGATTCGCGCTTTCAGGCATTTCAAAATCAGAAGACCAGGTTGCGCCGCTCGCCAATATCATTACCCTGCCGATGTTAATGCTCTCCGGAGTCTTTTTCAGCCGCTCGAACCTGCCGGGCATTGCGCGCACCATCACGGATTTCTTTCCGCTCAGTTACCTCGCTGACGGCCTGCGCAGCATTGCCATTGACGGCGCAACGTTGATAGATGTGCTTCCGCAAATCATCGGGCTGGCCGTGTGGGCCGTGATCACACTGTTTATTGCCGTCAAAGCGTTTCGGTGGGAATGA
- a CDS encoding ABC transporter ATP-binding protein gives MNAVLEVFDLRKQYGDLKAVDGVNFSVTRGEVFGILGPNGAGKTTTLEMIETLRPIDSGRVLLNGVDVQREPQKVKQMIGVQLQSSSFFEKLTLTELLLLFGEIYGRQVDAVALLEEAELRDKAKAYVAQLSGGQKQRFSIAAALVNDPIVLFLDEPTTGLDPQARRHLWGVVRRIRSEGKTIVLTTHYMEEAEELCDRVAIMDAGKIVANAPPQELIQQLLAKGFSKARVERLASLEDVFLDLTGHSLRDE, from the coding sequence ATGAATGCTGTTCTCGAAGTTTTTGATTTACGAAAACAATACGGCGATCTCAAAGCGGTTGACGGCGTGAATTTCAGCGTGACCCGCGGAGAAGTATTTGGCATTCTCGGGCCGAACGGCGCCGGCAAGACCACCACGCTCGAAATGATCGAGACGCTGCGCCCTATCGATTCCGGACGCGTACTGCTCAACGGTGTTGACGTGCAGCGGGAGCCGCAAAAAGTCAAACAGATGATCGGCGTGCAACTTCAATCCTCCTCATTTTTTGAAAAGCTCACGCTCACAGAACTGTTGCTTCTCTTCGGTGAAATCTACGGCCGTCAAGTGGATGCCGTGGCATTGCTCGAAGAAGCCGAGCTGCGGGATAAAGCAAAAGCCTATGTCGCGCAACTTTCCGGCGGGCAAAAGCAGCGTTTCTCGATTGCCGCTGCGCTGGTGAACGATCCCATTGTACTTTTTCTTGATGAACCGACCACCGGCCTGGATCCGCAAGCGCGCCGCCATCTCTGGGGCGTCGTCCGGCGCATTCGTTCTGAAGGTAAAACGATCGTACTCACCACGCATTACATGGAAGAGGCGGAAGAATTGTGTGATCGTGTGGCGATCATGGATGCCGGCAAGATTGTTGCCAACGCGCCGCCGCAAGAATTGATTCAGCAACTGCTCGCCAAAGGCTTTTCGAAGGCACGAGTCGAACGGCTGGCGAGTTTAGAAGATGTGTTTTTGGATTTAACCGGACACTCACTGCGAGACGAATAA
- a CDS encoding RNA-dependent DNA polymerase has product MFKQLTSWDNLLLASKKASKGKRGQANVASFEYLLEENLLCLQDELLSQAYRPGKYENFFIHEPKRRLISAAPFRDRVVHHALCNVIEPIFERSFIYDSYANRVGKGTHRALDRCQEFARRFKYVLPCDVCQFFPSIDYAILRGSIARKIHDANVLWLIDLILASGEGVLRDAYDMIYFAGDDLFAVDRPRGLPIGNLTSQFWANVYLNSFDHFVKRELRCTGYLRFVDDILFFDNNKETLWKWKDLSQQRLDQRRLTMHAGAHPRPVHEGVSFLGFIVFPQHRRLKRRRGIHFHRNLRSLFAQHDSGQIPLARITASVQGWVNHVRYANTIGLRSKILSNGA; this is encoded by the coding sequence ATGTTCAAGCAACTAACTTCCTGGGATAACCTGCTGCTGGCCTCTAAAAAAGCGAGTAAAGGCAAGCGCGGCCAGGCGAATGTAGCCTCATTTGAATATTTGTTGGAAGAAAACCTGTTATGCTTGCAGGATGAATTGCTGTCACAGGCATATCGTCCGGGAAAATACGAGAACTTTTTCATTCACGAGCCGAAACGCCGGTTGATCAGCGCTGCGCCCTTCCGTGACCGGGTGGTTCATCACGCGCTTTGTAATGTTATTGAGCCGATCTTCGAACGCAGCTTCATTTATGATTCTTATGCCAATCGCGTCGGCAAAGGTACGCATCGCGCCCTCGACCGCTGCCAGGAGTTCGCGCGACGCTTCAAATATGTTTTGCCGTGCGATGTCTGCCAGTTCTTTCCGAGCATCGACTACGCCATTCTGCGCGGCTCGATTGCCCGGAAAATTCATGATGCGAACGTGCTCTGGCTGATCGACCTTATTCTCGCCAGCGGCGAAGGAGTTTTGCGCGACGCCTATGACATGATTTATTTTGCCGGTGACGATTTGTTTGCCGTCGATCGTCCGCGCGGCCTGCCGATAGGTAATCTCACCAGCCAATTTTGGGCAAATGTTTATCTCAACTCTTTCGATCACTTTGTCAAGCGTGAGTTGCGTTGCACGGGTTATTTGCGATTTGTCGATGATATTTTGTTTTTTGATAATAACAAAGAGACTTTGTGGAAATGGAAAGACCTGAGTCAGCAACGTTTGGACCAGCGGCGGCTAACAATGCACGCGGGCGCACATCCGCGTCCCGTGCATGAGGGCGTTTCATTCTTGGGTTTTATTGTCTTCCCGCAGCATCGCCGCTTGAAACGGCGCCGGGGGATTCATTTTCATCGCAACCTGCGTAGCCTATTTGCGCAGCATGATTCCGGTCAAATTCCGCTGGCAAGGATCACCGCCAGTGTGCAGGGCTGGGTAAACCACGTGCGTTACGCCAACACCATTGGCCTACGAAGCAAGATTTTGTCGAATGGAGCATGA
- the avd gene encoding diversity-generating retroelement protein Avd — MAYQEMPIFTRTFDFLTWLLPATNKFPRAHRHSATKRLLDAAFDLRERLDEANARMEKQARLERLARADEALSRVRLYLRLCVKWGWLTAGQYQHVAEMVTEIGRLLGGWNKTTKGEKKTKEAEQGEGKSR; from the coding sequence ATGGCTTATCAAGAGATGCCCATCTTCACCCGCACCTTCGATTTTTTGACGTGGTTGCTGCCTGCGACCAACAAATTCCCGCGCGCACACCGCCACAGCGCCACCAAGCGCTTGTTGGATGCCGCGTTCGATTTGCGCGAGCGTTTGGACGAGGCAAATGCGCGCATGGAAAAACAAGCGCGGCTGGAGCGCCTGGCGCGCGCAGATGAGGCGCTTTCGCGCGTGCGCCTGTATTTGCGTTTGTGTGTGAAGTGGGGATGGCTGACCGCCGGACAGTATCAGCATGTCGCGGAAATGGTTACAGAGATCGGCCGTTTGCTTGGCGGGTGGAACAAAACGACGAAAGGCGAAAAAAAGACGAAAGAAGCAGAACAAGGGGAAGGAAAGAGTAGGTGA
- a CDS encoding response regulator transcription factor, translating into MPINVAIVEDIDDIRNGLAYLINGSEGFRCVAKCSSAEAALEELAAQEADVVLMDIELPGMSGIECIRRLKSDFPELQIMMLTIYEDDDKIFDSLMAGASGYILKKTQPAKLLEAIQDLHNGGSPMSSQIARRVVQIFQQMRAPAKEMEHLSRREQEILSYLAKGFLYKEIATTLGISVETVRTHLHKIYEKLHVHNRTEAVLKYLQK; encoded by the coding sequence ATGCCCATCAACGTCGCCATCGTCGAAGATATCGACGACATTCGCAACGGCCTGGCCTATCTCATCAACGGCTCTGAGGGTTTTCGCTGCGTGGCCAAGTGCAGCAGCGCTGAAGCCGCTTTGGAGGAGTTAGCGGCTCAGGAGGCGGATGTCGTCTTGATGGATATCGAGCTGCCGGGCATGTCCGGCATCGAGTGCATTCGCCGCCTCAAGTCGGATTTTCCCGAATTGCAGATCATGATGCTCACGATTTACGAAGACGACGACAAAATCTTTGATTCCCTGATGGCCGGCGCCAGCGGATATATTCTGAAAAAGACGCAACCTGCCAAGCTGTTGGAGGCCATTCAAGACCTGCACAACGGCGGCTCACCCATGTCCAGCCAAATCGCGCGCAGAGTTGTGCAAATCTTTCAACAGATGCGAGCGCCCGCAAAGGAAATGGAACATCTCTCCAGGCGCGAGCAGGAAATTCTGAGCTATCTCGCCAAGGGATTTTTGTATAAAGAAATCGCAACAACTCTCGGCATCAGCGTCGAAACCGTGCGTACCCACCTGCATAAAATTTACGAGAAGCTGCACGTGCATAACCGCACCGAAGCGGTGTTGAAGTATTTGCAGAAGTGA
- a CDS encoding acyl-CoA thioesterase, with amino-acid sequence MERNLLENYPVIIEIPVAWGEMDAFQHVNNIVYFRYFECGRMAYFERIGFNEIMAKTGVGPILAHTQCRYRKALTYPDTVTVGTRISEIKEDRFTMEICLVSRKLQKVSAEGTAELVAFDYRENRKTLLPEEIRKKIEALEGRRF; translated from the coding sequence ATGGAACGCAACCTCCTCGAGAACTATCCCGTCATCATCGAAATTCCCGTTGCCTGGGGCGAGATGGACGCTTTTCAACATGTGAACAATATCGTCTATTTTCGCTATTTCGAATGCGGCCGCATGGCTTATTTCGAGCGCATTGGTTTTAACGAAATCATGGCAAAAACCGGCGTCGGCCCGATTCTCGCACACACGCAATGCCGCTATCGCAAAGCCTTGACCTATCCGGACACCGTGACGGTGGGCACGCGCATTTCTGAAATCAAAGAAGATCGTTTTACCATGGAAATTTGCCTGGTGAGCCGCAAACTGCAAAAAGTCTCCGCTGAAGGCACGGCAGAGTTGGTGGCGTTCGACTATCGCGAAAACCGCAAGACGCTGTTGCCGGAGGAGATTCGAAAAAAAATCGAAGCGCTGGAGGGGAGGAGGTTTTAG
- a CDS encoding sialate O-acetylesterase, translating to MKKNLVSVLLLAFCIGHVSSGFSEIRLPAVLGNHMVLQQKSEVNLWGWSNPGEKIRVMVDWDTTIYHATGLRTAKWSVKIKTPAAGGPYKIILNGNNAIVLEDVMIGEVWLCSGQSNMEWSGSQGLQQSFDEAPHATNTKIRLFYVPKSTADFPQDDCTAEWRVCNPEDMKRFSAIGYFFGKKLQQELNVPVGLINSNWGGTPAEVWTPKELVENDPALKEAAGKVNVTRWWPVQPGDIYNAMIHPLTNFAIAGALWYQGESNTGTYATYQSLFTTMIGAWRKAWQKDFPFYYVQIAPFAGYGHENVCALLREAQTKSLSYPNTGMVVISDLVDDINDIHPKNKIDVALRLANLALAETYGKTGLTYKNPRYSRMNIESGKIRIYFDHAENGLMSKGGAPSEFYIAGVDKNFLPAVAKIEGNTVVVSHKDIKNPVAVRFGFNNTAMPNLFSKTGLPVDLFRTDDWPVDTPPVKKS from the coding sequence ATGAAAAAGAATCTTGTTTCGGTTTTGCTGCTGGCATTTTGCATTGGCCACGTTTCTTCCGGGTTCTCTGAGATTCGCTTGCCGGCGGTGCTCGGCAATCACATGGTGTTGCAGCAAAAAAGTGAAGTGAATCTCTGGGGCTGGAGCAATCCCGGTGAAAAGATCCGGGTGATGGTGGATTGGGACACGACGATTTATCACGCCACGGGCTTGCGCACTGCCAAATGGAGCGTGAAGATCAAAACACCCGCTGCCGGCGGGCCGTACAAGATCATTCTCAATGGCAATAATGCGATCGTGCTGGAAGACGTGATGATCGGAGAGGTTTGGCTGTGCAGTGGCCAAAGCAACATGGAATGGAGCGGCAGTCAGGGGCTGCAACAATCGTTCGACGAAGCGCCGCATGCCACCAACACCAAGATCCGCTTATTCTATGTTCCCAAATCAACGGCGGATTTTCCGCAGGACGATTGCACCGCCGAGTGGCGCGTTTGCAATCCCGAAGACATGAAGCGGTTCAGCGCCATCGGGTATTTTTTCGGCAAAAAATTGCAGCAGGAATTGAATGTGCCGGTCGGTCTGATCAATTCCAACTGGGGCGGAACGCCGGCCGAAGTCTGGACGCCCAAGGAATTGGTGGAGAACGATCCGGCGTTGAAGGAAGCGGCGGGAAAAGTGAATGTCACGCGCTGGTGGCCGGTGCAACCCGGCGATATCTACAATGCCATGATCCATCCTCTCACGAATTTTGCCATTGCCGGGGCGCTGTGGTATCAAGGCGAGAGCAACACCGGAACGTATGCCACCTATCAATCGCTGTTCACGACCATGATCGGCGCATGGCGCAAGGCCTGGCAAAAAGATTTTCCGTTTTATTATGTTCAGATTGCGCCGTTTGCCGGCTATGGACATGAAAATGTCTGCGCATTGCTGCGTGAGGCGCAAACCAAAAGCCTGAGTTATCCCAACACCGGCATGGTTGTCATCAGCGATCTGGTCGATGACATTAACGATATTCATCCCAAAAACAAGATCGACGTGGCTCTGCGTTTGGCGAATTTGGCTTTGGCAGAAACCTACGGCAAAACAGGACTCACGTACAAGAATCCGAGGTACAGCCGCATGAACATCGAAAGCGGTAAAATCCGCATTTATTTTGATCATGCTGAAAATGGCTTAATGAGTAAAGGCGGCGCGCCCTCTGAGTTTTATATTGCCGGCGTGGACAAGAATTTCCTGCCGGCCGTGGCTAAGATCGAGGGCAATACGGTGGTGGTTTCGCATAAGGATATTAAAAATCCTGTGGCCGTGCGCTTCGGGTTCAACAATACGGCCATGCCGAATTTATTCAGCAAAACCGGCTTGCCAGTGGATCTCTTCCGCACGGATGATTGGCCGGTTGATACACCGCCGGTCAAGAAATCGTAG
- a CDS encoding DUF5050 domain-containing protein yields the protein MNSAFSQQNALGLFEGQTDVGQVLHSGSTSYGAEKQEYTLSGSGANMWFDRDEFHFAWKRMKGDFILRARAHFLGEGVDPHRKLGWIIRPSFGTDAPHVNVAVHGDGLTSLQFRRAQGDSTEEVRSSVTGADVIQLERKGNTYIMSVARFGEIFATEQVTELALGDEVYAGLVVCSHNKDVIEQAVFRDVRIIVPPKQGYVPYRDYIGSNLEILDIASGHRKIIYRSPASLQAPNWTPDGKALIYNHNGKLYRFDLAKNEPEEINSDFATANNNDHVLTFDGKMLGISHHSAEDNHQSIIYTLPATGGKPKRITAKGPSYLHGWSPDNKFLLYTAEREGDYDIYKISAQGGEEMRLTTAPSLDDGSEYTPDGKYIYFNSVRSGAMQIWRMKPDGSAQEQITDDEFNNWFPHVSPDGKWIVMLSYTKDVAPGDHPFYQQVYLRLMPFGGGQPRVIAYVYGGQGTINVPSWSPDSKKIAFVSNTAME from the coding sequence ATGAATTCCGCCTTTTCTCAACAAAACGCCCTCGGGTTGTTTGAAGGTCAGACTGACGTCGGTCAAGTCCTGCACTCCGGCTCGACAAGCTACGGCGCGGAAAAGCAGGAATACACCCTCAGCGGCTCCGGCGCGAACATGTGGTTTGATCGCGACGAATTTCATTTTGCCTGGAAGCGCATGAAGGGAGATTTTATTCTGCGGGCGCGCGCGCATTTCTTGGGTGAAGGCGTGGATCCGCATCGCAAACTCGGCTGGATTATACGCCCCAGTTTTGGTACTGATGCGCCGCATGTCAATGTCGCGGTACATGGCGATGGCCTCACCTCTTTGCAGTTCCGGCGCGCCCAGGGCGATTCAACCGAGGAAGTGAGATCGTCCGTCACCGGCGCAGACGTGATTCAATTAGAAAGAAAAGGCAACACCTACATCATGTCAGTCGCGCGGTTTGGCGAGATTTTCGCAACCGAGCAGGTCACAGAATTGGCGCTGGGCGATGAAGTGTACGCCGGCCTGGTTGTTTGCTCGCACAACAAGGATGTCATCGAGCAGGCCGTTTTCCGCGACGTGCGCATTATCGTGCCGCCCAAGCAGGGCTATGTGCCGTATCGCGATTACATTGGCAGCAATCTCGAAATTTTGGATATTGCCAGCGGCCATCGCAAGATCATTTATCGTTCGCCCGCATCGTTGCAAGCGCCCAACTGGACGCCGGACGGCAAAGCTTTGATCTACAATCACAATGGTAAACTCTATCGCTTTGATCTCGCCAAAAACGAACCCGAAGAGATCAATTCCGATTTTGCGACGGCCAACAACAATGATCATGTGTTGACCTTCGACGGCAAAATGCTTGGCATCAGCCATCACAGTGCGGAGGATAACCATCAATCGATTATTTACACGCTGCCGGCGACCGGCGGAAAGCCCAAGCGCATCACAGCGAAAGGCCCTTCGTACTTGCACGGCTGGTCGCCCGATAACAAATTTTTGCTCTACACCGCCGAACGCGAGGGCGATTATGATATCTATAAAATATCGGCTCAAGGCGGCGAGGAAATGCGGCTCACGACTGCGCCGAGCCTGGACGATGGTTCAGAATACACTCCAGATGGAAAGTACATTTACTTTAACTCCGTGCGCAGCGGCGCCATGCAAATCTGGCGCATGAAACCGGACGGCAGCGCGCAAGAGCAGATTACTGATGATGAATTCAACAACTGGTTTCCCCATGTTTCGCCGGATGGCAAATGGATCGTCATGCTCTCATACACAAAAGACGTCGCGCCGGGCGACCATCCTTTTTATCAACAGGTTTATTTGCGTTTGATGCCTTTTGGCGGAGGGCAACCCCGAGTGATTGCCTACGTTTACGGCGGCCAGGGTACGATCAATGTGCCTTCTTGGTCTCCGGACAGCAAGAAGATCGCTTTTGTCAGCAATACGGCGATGGAATAA
- a CDS encoding NACHT domain-containing protein produces the protein MAFTLQTWQEKFKASLANWKQRMLANGVDSIYAFLASSALLPVAQAIRDGDRAMLLAIGGVLASVGANLIANRIEAWKSEAEIARELEAALPEEPDLRVELDTILEKLDALPLARQALAEKEREWFAQTLHAELQRLGNWPRFEAVLIGPGAIAQGPGARAVYAQTYIETQINADQPAFDLAHLRESYLNRLFESARQLSLAGVDPKVANDPEAHLHLDAVYTALLTLTPEVHERMLRGDLTEKETRRQSALELLNRHPRLVLLGDPGSGKSTFVNFIALCLAGEALRRAEAGLTLLTAPLPDEEKDEPIETKKKSKPQAWDHGALLPVRVILRDFAARGLPSAGAKANASHLWQFLAAELETACLADYTAALKNELLQTGGLILLDGLDEVPEAEQRRGQIKDAISDFAATFKNCRFLLTSRTYAYQKQEWRLPGFTEAVLASFTPAQIRRFVERWYDHIGALRGWHAEKAQGNAELLKRAIFKNDRLQALAERPLLLTLMASLHAWRSGTLPEKREELYADTVDLLLEKWESPKIVRNEKGDPKILQPSLAEWLRVDRQKMRDLLNELAYQAHAAQPELVGTADVPEEKLVAGLLHLSNNPEVKQKLLMEYLRDRTGLLLPRGSGVHTFPHRTFQEYLAACYLTDHDFPDLLAQLVKNDPNRWREATLLAGAKASRGAASTIWSLVDALCYDLPNAASTGKEFWGAHLAGQALAEIADLTRVSKRNQAKVQRVQQWLISILKHTDFPAVERSHAGNSLARLGDPRFRADAWFLPDEPLLGFVEISAGEFLMGSDKKKDKDAFDDEYPQHKVTLPAFYIARYPVTVAQFQAFVEDNKHQPKDPRCLSGLPNHPVVYVTWHEAMAYCDWLTEKLRTWPETPSPLTTLLQKQNGRIILPSEAEWEKAARGTKGLIYPWGDKPNPNVANYNVTGIGATSSVGCFPAGVSPSDCWDMSGNVWEWTRSLWEKYPYPNEKGGRQKRERLNAPDDVARVVRGGAFHYNRRSVRCAARSGHYPYYWHFNFGFRVAALLLL, from the coding sequence ATGGCCTTCACGCTGCAAACCTGGCAGGAAAAATTCAAAGCCAGTCTCGCCAATTGGAAACAGCGCATGCTGGCAAACGGCGTCGACTCGATTTATGCATTTTTGGCAAGCTCAGCATTGTTGCCGGTGGCGCAGGCGATTCGTGACGGTGATCGTGCCATGTTGCTGGCAATTGGCGGCGTGCTGGCCAGCGTGGGCGCGAATCTCATCGCCAACCGCATAGAAGCTTGGAAATCAGAAGCCGAAATCGCACGTGAGCTTGAAGCCGCGTTACCAGAAGAACCGGATTTGCGCGTCGAACTTGATACCATACTCGAAAAGCTTGACGCGCTGCCCCTTGCCCGGCAAGCGCTTGCCGAAAAGGAACGTGAGTGGTTCGCCCAAACTTTGCATGCTGAATTGCAACGCTTGGGAAACTGGCCCAGGTTCGAAGCCGTGCTCATCGGGCCGGGTGCGATCGCGCAGGGGCCGGGTGCGCGCGCGGTATATGCCCAAACCTATATTGAAACGCAAATCAATGCCGACCAGCCGGCTTTCGATTTGGCGCATCTGCGCGAGTCTTACCTCAATCGCCTTTTTGAAAGTGCCCGCCAGCTCTCCCTGGCCGGCGTCGATCCCAAAGTTGCCAACGATCCCGAAGCGCATCTCCATCTCGATGCCGTTTATACCGCTTTGCTTACGCTCACCCCGGAAGTGCATGAGCGCATGTTGCGCGGGGACTTAACGGAAAAAGAAACGCGACGCCAATCCGCGCTGGAGTTATTGAACCGTCACCCGCGCCTCGTACTGTTGGGCGATCCTGGCAGCGGCAAAAGCACGTTCGTCAATTTCATTGCTCTGTGTCTGGCTGGCGAAGCCTTGCGCCGCGCCGAAGCTGGTCTCACGTTGCTTACCGCGCCTTTGCCTGACGAGGAGAAGGATGAACCAATAGAGACGAAGAAGAAAAGCAAGCCGCAGGCTTGGGATCACGGTGCGCTGTTGCCGGTGCGCGTGATTCTGCGCGATTTCGCGGCGCGGGGGTTGCCCTCAGCCGGCGCCAAAGCCAATGCCAGTCATCTTTGGCAATTTCTCGCAGCAGAGCTGGAAACCGCTTGTCTCGCAGACTATACCGCTGCTTTGAAAAACGAACTGCTGCAAACGGGTGGTTTGATCTTACTTGACGGCCTCGACGAGGTGCCTGAGGCCGAGCAACGCCGAGGACAAATCAAAGACGCCATCTCGGATTTTGCGGCAACTTTCAAAAATTGTCGCTTCCTCTTAACCAGCCGCACCTATGCCTACCAAAAGCAGGAATGGCGACTACCCGGATTCACGGAAGCTGTGCTCGCGTCTTTCACCCCGGCACAAATTCGCCGCTTCGTCGAACGCTGGTACGACCACATCGGCGCATTGCGTGGTTGGCATGCCGAAAAAGCGCAAGGCAACGCCGAACTGCTCAAACGCGCCATCTTTAAAAATGATCGCCTGCAGGCACTGGCCGAGCGTCCGCTCTTGTTGACTTTGATGGCAAGCTTGCACGCTTGGCGCAGCGGCACGCTGCCTGAGAAGCGCGAAGAACTTTATGCCGACACTGTCGATCTGCTTCTGGAAAAATGGGAAAGCCCGAAAATCGTGCGCAATGAGAAGGGCGATCCCAAAATTCTGCAACCCAGCCTGGCGGAATGGCTGCGCGTGGACCGGCAGAAAATGCGCGACCTGCTCAATGAACTTGCCTATCAAGCGCATGCTGCACAACCCGAATTGGTGGGCACGGCCGACGTGCCGGAGGAAAAACTCGTAGCCGGATTGTTGCATTTGAGCAACAATCCGGAGGTCAAACAAAAGCTGCTGATGGAATATCTCCGCGATCGTACCGGGTTGTTGTTGCCACGTGGCAGCGGTGTGCATACGTTTCCGCACCGCACGTTCCAAGAATACCTGGCCGCGTGTTATTTGACGGACCATGATTTTCCCGACTTGCTGGCGCAGTTGGTGAAAAACGATCCCAACCGCTGGCGCGAAGCCACGCTGTTGGCCGGGGCCAAAGCCAGTCGAGGCGCGGCCTCGACCATTTGGTCATTGGTGGACGCGCTGTGCTACGATCTGCCCAACGCGGCCAGTACCGGCAAAGAGTTTTGGGGCGCGCATCTGGCTGGACAGGCTTTGGCAGAGATTGCCGATCTCACGCGCGTGAGCAAACGTAATCAGGCCAAGGTGCAACGCGTGCAGCAATGGCTCATCTCCATTCTAAAACACACAGATTTTCCCGCCGTCGAGCGCAGCCACGCCGGCAACAGCCTCGCCCGTCTCGGCGACCCTCGCTTTCGCGCTGATGCCTGGTTTTTGCCTGATGAACCTCTGCTCGGCTTTGTTGAAATTTCTGCAGGTGAATTTCTCATGGGCAGTGACAAGAAAAAAGATAAAGATGCTTTTGACGATGAATACCCGCAGCACAAAGTCACGCTGCCGGCTTTTTATATCGCGCGCTATCCGGTCACGGTCGCACAATTTCAAGCTTTTGTCGAAGACAACAAGCATCAACCGAAAGACCCGAGGTGTCTATCCGGCTTGCCCAATCATCCCGTGGTCTATGTGACCTGGCATGAGGCCATGGCGTATTGCGATTGGCTCACCGAAAAGCTGCGCACCTGGCCCGAAACGCCATCGCCGCTGACAACGCTCTTGCAAAAACAAAACGGCCGTATTATCTTGCCTAGCGAAGCTGAGTGGGAAAAGGCTGCCCGTGGAACGAAAGGATTGATTTATCCTTGGGGCGATAAACCGAATCCCAACGTGGCAAACTATAATGTTACCGGCATCGGCGCCACCAGTTCGGTGGGTTGCTTTCCTGCCGGTGTCAGCCCGTCTGACTGCTGGGATATGAGCGGGAACGTTTGGGAATGGACGCGTAGTTTATGGGAGAAATATCCCTACCCGAATGAGAAAGGTGGACGCCAGAAACGTGAGCGACTTAATGCTCCTGATGATGTCGCCCGCGTGGTGCGCGGCGGCGCGTTCCACTACAATCGTCGGAGCGTGCGCTGCGCCGCCCGCAGCGGGCACTATCCGTACTACTGGCACTTCAACTTCGGGTTTCGTGTGGCGGCGCTCCTATTACTCTGA